The DNA window aatgtaaaattaaaacgttaatctCTTAGTTAgcagttgatttcagtaatttttgatgcaagaatttTGTTCTatgtaaaattctggttaagaaacatgtataaaaatgcttaaatttgtacctcgTCTAGTTGTCCATTGTTTTGACTGGATGCtacctttaattttttcattcttttaaatTCAAAGATTATGGATGAATACATTAATTGCAAGCTTCATGAGACAAGCATAAAATCTTCTTACTCTACTCTTTGCCCATAAGATCCTCTAAGCACGAGGTATCTGAGGAgcgaattttcaaaggaaaatgattTGTTTTGAACAAAGAATTagtcaatgatttttttaaatgtacctaTTCCACAAGTATGTCTCACAATTCAATTCTAAGTAAAATTTCTAGCTGTAGCACTGAAATTTTTCGCGTCTGTGATATTATTTCTGGAAGGATATGATTTGCCATTCTGCCGTAGGTAGATAGAGTGTTTTTCTCCTCATTCACTTTCTGTAGGAtagtaaaacatttttcttctcctgaAATTGAAAACCGTTACGAATCTACTAAATCATATAGGTAGTTAAGATCTTAAAAAATACTCCTAAATAGTGACAAGCTACCAAGGTTTCAACTAGGTATCTtctgtcgaatttaaaaaaaaaaacaaataaacagTTAAGCATCCAATGTTTATGAAGCATACGTTTTCTGTAAACTCATTTTTGGAGTAACTCATTCTTGTATTTTTACTCAACTTGAATTTCTCTCTTTATGCTGAGCCCAGGCTTAGTTTTTATATCTTATCAAATTTGTTTCAATACATTCTGGTCTTCAGATTGAGACTTGAAACGGTCCTTGGACACACCTCCATACAATTCCATATCGTAGGCAAAcagattttaaatatttctctcttttttttccatttcagtCTCTTAAAATATCCCAGCGTTGTTATTCAAAATATGACGATGATGATAGACATCCAATTCATTCACAATACAGGAATACTGAGGAACGTTCCATCTACAATGTCGAGAATAGAGTAATGAAAGTTCTGAAAGCTTATGATCGCATAACTGCGGATAAGGTATTAGATATTTTACTTTATCTCTAAATTTTTAATGTTACAGGCTGTGCGATGTTATAGTCACAAACCACCGCTTAATCTGAAATTCATTCATGATAGAGTCCTTTTGGTCCTTAAGCTCTATGATAAAGTAGATCCAGAGAAGGTACTTGatgatttttatctttttatttgcATTATTAGGATTACATTTCCAAAAAGATTGATAACAACTACCTCGCCATTTTGAAGAACCTTGTTAGAGTCTGTTTTAATAGGACCAcagaaatgttatttttttattttttattttataataacTTATATATAACTTCCCAAGGAGCCAAATCAGGCCAGCGACTCACTTTTACTCTCAGTATTTTACTTACTCACGCTCCATGTTAAATGGAGCTTTATGATTGGTCATCTATGCCATTTGGGCGACGAGGGTATCATTCATAGCCTTTTATCTGGCCAAATAATGGACTAGTTTAAGGCTCCTCCTCAGCCCTTACTGGTTGACAACCGCTCAATCATTGTGCTCCTTGCAGGCCTCTGAGTGACTTCCTTGTCGCCCCAACGTCATAGATGACCAATCCAATATCTCCATTTCACCTTATTCTTGTCCAGTTGacacataaaatttcaaaataaatttcaattatttgccTAAAGATACCTTTAATTTTAGTGTCCAAGTGAGTtaagtatttaaatttttttctttttttttcaaaaagtacaTTAGTTCAACTTTATGAGAAAAGAGGTTTTGGTTGTATCTGCTAGttggtgtattttttctttattgttgTGGATCAAGATCTGCTGTTTAGAAAGGTCAATGGGCGTTTTCCCTTGCATCAAcgttttacttttcttttggAGAGTCAAAGTTGTTTACTGgatcaaagtaaaaaatgtcataagtaaaattcagtttgaagATTTGAATTAATAAAAGTGAACACACCTGTCAACAATTAAAATGTTTTACCAGACAGTCGGCAAATgctttggcaacattggaaacCGATAACTTGCAAATgagtttgcttttttttcacATGCTAGTCGCTCATCGTGTAATACAGATCTGCaaacatttttgttttaaaaaaccctaaGGATTTGATAGTGATGGAATATGACCTTTGTGTAGGCAAAAAGTTAGTGGAATTAGTCAGCTTAGACACCAGGGAGCGAAAAATTTCCAATTCTTTCAGATGCAAAACAGCAGTGGATCACTTTTACATCAGGGTATGCAGGGGGATTATACAATTTGACTAAGCTGCTTTGACCTGATAGCTGGTATCAATAGCTTTTCTTCTAGATCTGTTCAGTTTATACGACTCATTATTCACCAAAGTTTTCTTTCCTCTCTCACCAGCTAACCTTGGACTCTCACTTCATCAATGATATTGGTCTGGACTCGCTGGATCATGTTGAAGTTATCATGGCCATGGAAGACGAATTCGGTAAGTCTgttgttttcagtgtaggaacTCACCTTTGGTTGTGATAAAAGTAGAAGCCAATCCATGAATGTATCTTTTGCACAAGGGAAATAGGCTGCATTTATAATTAGCTGATACGCTTTGATTGGGTTGGATTAGACAcagattaaatttgacaattagCTGATACGCTTTGATTGGATTGGATTAGACGCAGATttaatttggaagaaaagtgCCGTATCTAAGGCAAATCAAAACTTGTATCAATGGTGTGGCATGGCTTTAAACACAAGGAAAACCGGTGGTCAGGGTCAGTGTTTTAGACAACTTTTGCTGACTGCACAATCGATGAATCAAGGGTGCTAAAGGAGGAAGGGGCTCAGCGAAAAGCAAAACTGAAATAGTGACGAAGACCTTATCCTCAAATGTGATAGGAATCATGAATGCATAAATGGTATTTTTCTGAACTTTATGCCATcatccaagaataatttttattcTATGTTAAATGTTTGTATTCTATGAGGtgtctttttaaattttggaacaGCAGAAGTCTCAAGGAGCACGATTAGGGCTGTTCAGAGGATGTGGTATTATTTCAAACTTAAGTTTTGTGAGAGATTTTTTAGTTTCTTAAGGAAAAAGTGGTACATATTGTCTTGTTGAGCTTTAACAAATATGATTAGTATATTTGCAAACTGAGCAAAGTATCTTCACAGTCAGtgtgaaaataaataatcatcGAAATGTCTTCGAAGTATTTTCAGAGTTTCAATATGACATTAAGAATTTATTATTGTGCCCTTTTTTCAAGAATAGGTTAGAAGAAATGTTTAATGTAGTGCTTACATTTTAATTGTTTTGCTCGTGTATTAACCTGGTTCGGTGTATTACCAagtcttcttctttatttttccagGTTTTGAGATTCCAGATGGTGATGCAGAAAAACTTCTACGACCAAAGGATATAATTCAGTATATTGCAGATCACGAAGATATTTATGAATAAGATTTCCAATGAATACTGGTTGTTACTGTTCTGAAAAAAGTGGTAGATTTGGCTTTCCTCTAATGTGCAGATTATCCGCAAAATTTGTTAGACTTTTGTAAATTATTCTTAAggcttttctttttatttttattttcattaattaagaTTCAGAAACTAACTTCTCCTAGTCTTTATTTCTCCTATCGTCTTAATTATTCAATGTCTCACTCATCAAAGAAACCAGTGTTGAAATAAGAGCCAATAAAACTAGATTGTTGAAAGTTACCCTTTTAATTTGCTTTCGTTTCCTTCATTCTAAGAAAGAGGATAGATTTTCAATATTGAATGAGGTTGTTCTAAAATGACAAACTACTCAACCCCATCCTGTTAGTGTAACAGATTGGCCCAGTTACTGTGCTTAAGGGCCTGGACACCtggacaaaatttcaactccctCGGATGGAGGGGCTAATGTAGCTCATGCATGTGTCAGTAATTTGCAATCTGAGTAGTTTCTCCTCTGTAAAATTCTGTGAGAAACACATTGGTTTTCACTGTATCCAACTctcaagctcataaaaagctcttaaagttaaGGAGGGA is part of the Bemisia tabaci chromosome 1, PGI_BMITA_v3 genome and encodes:
- the ND-ACP gene encoding acyl carrier protein, mitochondrial isoform X3, producing MAVAATHLRQTLLRSSCLFRKSALKLAPVTLQPCKFFHSELLKNLRATSCPSLISQNSQVAVRCYSHKPPLNLKFIHDRVLLVLKLYDKVDPEKLTLDSHFINDIGLDSLDHVEVIMAMEDEFGFEIPDGDAEKLLRPKDIIQYIADHEDIYE
- the ND-ACP gene encoding acyl carrier protein, mitochondrial isoform X2 yields the protein MAVAATHLRQTLLRSSCLFRKSALKLAPVTLQPCKFFHSELLKNLRATSCPSLISQNSQSLKISQRCYSKYDDDDRHPIHSQYRNTEERSIYNVENRVMKVLKAYDRITADKLTLDSHFINDIGLDSLDHVEVIMAMEDEFGFEIPDGDAEKLLRPKDIIQYIADHEDIYE
- the ND-ACP gene encoding acyl carrier protein, mitochondrial isoform X4, coding for MAVAATHLRQTLLRSSCLFRKSALKLAPVTLQPCKFFHSELLKNLRATSCPSLISQNSQAVRCYSHKPPLNLKFIHDRVLLVLKLYDKVDPEKLTLDSHFINDIGLDSLDHVEVIMAMEDEFGFEIPDGDAEKLLRPKDIIQYIADHEDIYE
- the ND-ACP gene encoding acyl carrier protein, mitochondrial isoform X1 codes for the protein MAVAATHLRQTLLRSSCLFRKSALKLAPVTLQPCKFFHSELLKNLRATSCPSLISQNSQVSLKISQRCYSKYDDDDRHPIHSQYRNTEERSIYNVENRVMKVLKAYDRITADKLTLDSHFINDIGLDSLDHVEVIMAMEDEFGFEIPDGDAEKLLRPKDIIQYIADHEDIYE